GCCACACCAACGGGCGTTACTACGACGATCCTGCCTATGACACCTTCTGGGAATGCATGCAGGCGCTGGACGTGCCCCTGTATCTGCACCCCGTCGACCCTTACGTGACGCCGCAGGCCTACCAGGGCCATCCCGAGCTGGTGGGCGCGACCTGGGGCTGGGGCGTGGAAACGGCCACGCATGCGCTGCGGCTGCTGTTCGGCGGCGTGTTCGACCGTTTCCCCCGCCTGAAGCTGATCCTGGGGCACATGGGCGAAGGCCTGCCGTTCCAGCGCTGGCGCTTCGACAGCCGCTTCTCCGTGTATTCGCATGGCATCACGCTGCAGCGCGCGCCGTCCGAATACATAGGCAGCAATATCGTCATCACCACGTCCGGGGTGTGCTCGCCGCATGCCCTGAACGCGGCGGTCGCCGAAATGGGCGAGGACGCCGTCATGTTCTCGGTGGACTATCCCTACGAATCGACACGCATCGCCGCCCGGTTCATCGAAGAGGCGCCGATGGACGAGACCGTGCGCGAAAAAATCTGCAGCGGCAACGCCCGCCGGCTGTTCAAGCTCTGATACAGGAGACCGCCATGCAGCGAAGCTATAGAATCGGCCAGATCGTTCCCAGTTCCAACACGACGATGGAAACCGAGATTCCCGCCATGCTGCTGGCGCGCCAGCAGATCCGGCCGGAGCGTTTCACCTTCCACTCCAGCCGCATGCGCATGAAAAAGGTGGTGAAGGAAGAATTGGCAGCCATGGATGCCGAATCCGACCGCTGCGCCGTGGAGCTCAGCGACGCCCGCGTGGACGTGCTGGGCTACGCCTGCCTGGTCGCCATCATGGCGATGGGACCGGGCTATCACCGCCAATCGGAGAGCCGGTTGAAGGCGCATACCGCTGCCAACGGC
This genomic interval from Bordetella genomosp. 8 contains the following:
- a CDS encoding amidohydrolase family protein; protein product: MARVRKIAFEEHYTAVGFKDYTKSFSQHIDPAVFADIGARLEDFDDMRLREMDEAGIDYVILSQTGPGVQAEPDAALALSRARQNNDFLAEQVARHPDRYGGFAVLPMHDPATAARELERCVGQYGFKGSLVNGHTNGRYYDDPAYDTFWECMQALDVPLYLHPVDPYVTPQAYQGHPELVGATWGWGVETATHALRLLFGGVFDRFPRLKLILGHMGEGLPFQRWRFDSRFSVYSHGITLQRAPSEYIGSNIVITTSGVCSPHALNAAVAEMGEDAVMFSVDYPYESTRIAARFIEEAPMDETVREKICSGNARRLFKL